Part of the Xenopus tropicalis strain Nigerian chromosome 3, UCB_Xtro_10.0, whole genome shotgun sequence genome, GTGCTGCCTCTTGTTATACACAATGACTGGTTCCAGGAATATTTGACTGAGATTCTCAATAAATCACTCAGGTGGCAAAACACCTACAATGGTTTATGTGCCATTCCCTTACACAGTAAATGTTTGCTAGAAGTTTCTAACCAAGAAGAGTATTATGCACAATTGAGTAGGACTTTGTATAGGAGAATTTGtttttgcaattttgtttttAGAAGATCTGTCTATAAGTATTAGTTGTATGACAAAGGACTAAAGTAAAGAAATCACACTCATTTTGCAGTGACTAGATCTGGTAAATATAAGATGTTAGAAGACACCAGTAGTTTAAAGGCCCATTAGGATAGATTTGTGAAGAATCCCTATTTTTCtccaatagtacaggtatgggacccattatacagaatgctcaggacctgggggttcttggataagggatctttccgtaatttggatctccataccttaagtgtactaaaagattatttactgtatatactcgagtataagccaatccgaatataagccgaggtacctaattttacctaagaaacctggaaaaacttattgactcgagtataagcctagggtgggaaatgcagcagctactgctaagttttttttttttttttttttttaacagtcaggcaagtttgggaaggctaaggaagctgccatactaagtatcaagtacttgccatcctgctgtgtgtgctcccatcgcaatgcagcatgtctcccagcacaactgacagcaaagcttctatttgtgagagtgcTCAGCCAGAATGGCAGTAGCTTCTGTGGAACTACACATCCCAGGAGGCCATTAATATGTAGGCAGGAGGGGAACATGAGCCGAGCCAGGAGCAAGATAACACTTCCCAAGGGCAGTTATACCCTCACTGTAGCCACATAGTCAGGTGTGTccccgatatatatatataatttgatatgACAAATCTATCATATCAAATTATATATGAATTATTGGCATGTCTGCTCCCAGGACTCTCCCTCTACCCTGCCATGGTTATGCTTCTGTATATGattttttatctggaaacctggtatcccccatttttttttttttttttgaaacagcTATAAGACCCCTTAGTGCTTTCTAAAAAttcgtttttttaattaaaataataacacCATGTTCTAGCAACTTGTAGGGGGTCTCCTGTACTTCATATCTTCACAAGCAAATCCTTATTACATGTGGAGTGGGCGGAGCTAGAAGTGATCAAGTTACACAGGGCGACCCGCACAGCGCCGCAGTCTCTTCCGGGGCACTGAGTGAGCTAGCCGGTTGCTGGAGCTCACAGCCCCCTCTGCCTGCAGCGGCCGGAGAGGGaggtacggggggggggcgggatttGCGAGCGTACGCACAGTGGGCGTGCGTGCACAACGAATTACAAaaccatatactcgagtataagccgaggatgactttttcagcacatttttggcaaCCACTGGTACACACTGAAATGAACTGTCAGTTTAGAAGAAAAGTGAAGGAAAAAGAATACTCACTGATTTGGATGGAACGTATGAATAAGGAATGCCGCGATCCTCACACATTACAGGGATGTGACAATACACCTCAATGGGAAGGGTGTCACCAGCCATTACTACAATCCTAAAAATATTCAGAAGTCAGAACTGTACAGTAAGCTACTATTACCGTGGAGGTTAATTGATGTTTCAGAAAAGGATAAGTGTTCTTaccctttctctcctttgttgaTGAACTTTTGTACTTCCTTCACTCCTctgcggatattcttttgttttaTGGCTGAAAGGGAAAATAGAGGGATCTTTAGGATACATCCATATTGTAGTAATTCTTCCAAAAACCTCTTGAACGGAATGGCATTGTTTATGCTTCTGATTATTACAGTGTGTACATATTTCAGAAAGCGGTGAATTCAAAAACCTCTATTACTGGCAGATTAAGTAAAAGGCATATCTATCATTTAATGGACAAGTATTTATGGTCTTATTGATGAAATGTTTAAGAAAGCAAGTCCTGCATTTTTTGCAGTTGTCCCTTGCAGGCAACCAGAGAGCCCTGCTGTGAGCTCTCTAAATGCTCTaggccagagatccccaacctttaatactcgtgagccacattcaaatggaaaaagtgttggggagcaacacaagcatggaaaatgggggtgcaaataagagctataattggctatttggtagcccctatgtggactggtagcctatagaaggccctgtttggctttacactgggttttatgcaaccaaaacttgcccccacgccagaaattaaaaaataagcacctgctttgaggccactgggagcaacatctaaggggttggagagcaacatattgctcatgaaccactggttggggatcactgctctaggcccTCAGATGGCAGACCTGTGGTGAATCTTAGTGACACTGGTTCACAATAAAATGGAGGGGGGGGTCAAGTGTTCACAAGGGCTCCATAACAGTGCAGGCAGTGCTTTATATGAAGCCACAGTTGGTGGCAGGGTTTATGAATGGGGAAACCTCTCAAACATCCCTTTACAGTGACAGGAAGCAATTAAGCTTTGGCTGACTTTCAGCCGTTATAGTTCTGCTTATTAGGAATTATTGCATATTTTTCATTCATGTTAGCACTAGATTTTAGAAATTATGCCTAAAGCTCACTTTTAAAAGAACTGAACATATTCCTGTGAATTGAGTGTCACTAGCTAAAAGCCTCTACTGAATCCCTGCACAGGATTTCAGCGGAAGTCGAAGTTTATAATCGCTGTACATCGCAGTGACTGTATCCACATTTGTGCGCAAGAAGCCGGACTGACTGCTATcgcttttaaaacacatttcagaCAAGATGCTCCAACAACAATTCACGGGATGTGTTAAACTCTAATTACAGCCCCACCATTCGCCTGAAAGAGCCAGCGGCCATTGAAGTAAGCATGGTACCTTTCTTTACACATTTGTATAGTTTCTTGGTGAGTTTGCGGCCCGCCAGCGGCTTAGCGATGGGGTTTAGATACGCCAACAGCTCATCGTAAGACTTGCTCGGCGTTTCGGGCACTTCCTCCGATTCCTCCTTCTTTGCTTTAGTCATTTCGCTAGATCACAGACGAGCAGGCTCAACGCACAACCACGTGTAACCGCGCACACTCGCACAACTGAGCACTTCCGTGTCCGGTGGGAGGGGCATATGCAAAGCAATCTGTGACTTGCGCTCTAGTCTCTGCGTAAGGAAAACTTCCGGCCATGAATATGCGGTATTGCAGAGAATATTGACTTTACTGTGGTGTATAGTTTGTATGTATGGTTAATATCTATAGTAGAAAGGAAATAAATTAATCATTGGTTAGAGAGATAGTTTCTTTCCAAGGGAAGGACCTAAAGCCCTCTAGTGGTGAGGTAGATACAAGTACAGGAAAGAGTCCAATCTGCAATGATAACGATAAATAATACCCATAATACCGGGACCCTCGTTGCGCTTTAGGAGTAAGGTCCTAAATAACGATAAACTCCAGTCTCTTTTGATATATCCAGCTAATTCTCATCCTGAGAAACACCATAACGTTTTTGTCTGGTAAACAAAATTGCCattaaagggggttgttcacctttctgttaactcttagtataatgtagagcagtgatccccaaccagtggttcatgagcaacatgttgctccctaaccccttggatgttgctcccagtggcctcaaagcaggtgcttatttatgagTTTATGGTTAGGAGCCaaggttttgttgcataaaacccagtgtaattggcaaacagagccttctgtaggcttccagtcaacataggggctatcaaatagccaattatagctctcattggcacctccgggaacttttttcatgcttgtgttgctctccaaaattttttccatttgaatgtggctcacgggtataaaaggttggggaaccctgatgtagagtgtaatattctcagacaatttgcaactagtcttcatttttattctttctagttttttagtttcactttttgttcagcagcaatttggttgctagggtccaaattatcttagcaaccagggagctgtttgAATGACAAATGAtaaatgaacaggagagggcctgaatagaaaaatgaggaataaaaagtaacaataaaaataaaactggagcctcacagagcaatagtcttttggctgccggggtcagtgaccccaatttgaaagctgcaaagaataaaggcccccatacacgggccggtcccttggaccgattcggcagctaatcggcctgtgtgtgggcagaaacgagcagcctggccaaccgatatctggcctgaaattggccagatatcgatcggccaggttagaaaatccagtcggctcggggaccgcatgggctcgttgatgcggtccccgaaccgactgccccatggccacaaatgtaatccgatcgtttgtaGCCACTGTACCCTATAAACATATAAATGGGCAGGGGCAGTTTTAAAGATAATATTCATTCATAAGATTTTGTGAAATCAAACATCCCCTGCTTAGCTCTTTTACTGCTACTACCTGTCAGGCCCAATACCGGGATAAAAACTAGTCAGTTTATGCAAGAGTAATTCTCATCAAGTCTAAGGACTTTCTTACCTGTAATTGCCAGTACATGGATAGAAACTAGTCAGTTTATTAAGGACATTTTCTACCTTAGTAATAaacatagtagtagtagtaagttgggttgaaaaaagacaaacgtccatcacgttcaaccataatgcctatatataacctgcctaactgctagttgatccagcggaaggcaaaaaaaccccatctgaagcctcttaaatttgccgcagaggtgaaaaaattccttcctgactccaagatggcaatcggaccagtccctggatcaacttgtactaagagctatctcccataaccctgtattccctcacttgctaagaatccatccagccccttcttaaagttatataatgtatcagccagcacaaaaGATTATTATTAGGCTGAATAAAGATTATTATTAGGCTGAATAAAGATTATTATTAGGCTGAATGGGCCCAGTGTTTGGCCATTTTATATGCAGTGAGCTCTGGGTCACATGGGCACCATTGTATCGATAGGGGTCTGCAGAGAGTTTTTTACTCTAGGGGTCACGTGTAACCATCGGCTCTTGTAGAACTGGTTCCAGTTATCCTCCATCTCTGCACAAATGGAAATTTCCATGGGGGGTCTAGGAATGAGACGAACCAGAGAAGGAAACCCAAAGAAACACTTGTCTTTCTCCACTAACTAAATAAGCTACTGGGACAATGAAAACAAAATTTAACTCAAGAAACCAAGGAGCAATGTGGGGGCCCATTCATTCAGCCTTGGCACTAGAGGGGCAGCAAGAATAGGGGGAACCATCCCAAAGGGTGCAGTAAAGCAAAGCAATTGTTGGTGTGGGTTAGAGGAGAACAACTGGAGTATGTACACTCAACAAGAATGTGTAAAGATGAACTCTCTGATCTGATCCAAGCGAAAACAGAACCAAGAGAATCTACTGCTCTCAAATGTAGGAAGGAATTTCTCAGAAGCATAATTACAACTTCTACCCAGTCTCCAGAGATTTGAGATTGGTACATTCTGCAACTGTAGCATCAAGCTGAACCCTGGTACAGTCTAACGTACAAAGGTCTATTCTATTCTGTGCTAGTCCCTTAAGCCATAGAGTCCAGTTCAACCCTGGCGCAGCTTGCTCTATGGAGATCTTATACAAGATGGTGTAATCCTTTCCTGGTTTCCCAACCATAGAATTTAGTTTAACCCAGGCACAGCTTAATGTACAGCGATAACCTGATTGTATCCTGTAACTCACTGCTGACTAGTAGAATGAATGTTATCCAGGTATTTTCTGTTCTGCAGCTCCAAGATCAGTGTAATTAGAATGAAGAGTGTGGGGGTTTCCAGACAGTTCCCTGAAATTCCATGACTGTTCCTTGTTTTACAGGTTCTCACAAAATTGTGACCGGGTGGGGCACTAGTGTCCTGTACACAGCAATAGTCATTGTCATCTATCTCACCATTTTTGTTAACTAGACTGTGTGTTGGTAATGCTTGAACCAATGGCTCTTTTGGCCTTTGTGCTCTTTGCCAAAACCAATAACATTTTAGACTTACCACTTTGTTTTGTGTGAGGCACAAATATGTCCTATCCATGAATACTGTATGAGACACCCAGCTTCCCTATGGACCTGATTACTATGAACAGAGAGGAggaattatacagggaactcatgTATAATAACGAATAGCATAACCCCTACTGTTAATAAAGATATTGGAAGTTACTTAAGGGGCCATATAAAGACTCATGGCTGCAGGTCATGGTATACACTAACTGCTGAATAATTTGAGATCTATACCTTTCATTTAGCTATAATGTTGATTCTGCCACATTTTTCCTTGTAATGTGTTAAGGTTTGTCCCAGTCTCCTTTCCACCCCTACCAATATGATACAATTACCTGTACCTGCTGTTTAACTGTAGCAAAGGACATAGCAAGAGTAGTTTATACCAGGCCTAACCAGcaccatgcccagccagagtcaAAAAATTCAACCCAGGTCTTGGGACATGTCAAAAGCTGCACCTTGACAATCAGCTGGAAGGTGTGTGGAAATCCAGAGTGGAGACAAGAACTCCCATCTGAATCCTTCCCAATGTGCCACTTGGTGTTAAGATGGAATTTCTTAGGGCAGCACAGACTTCCACTACTGCACCCATATGGTGTTTTGCAGGCCCTGGAACTGTGTGGGGGCAACCGCTGGGAATCCACCTGGCACGGATTTTTAAGGGAGGGGCAACCACTTAGccgctcactggcactggtttgTTTCTGGGTCAACGAGTAtgcctacaggagaagcccaagtGTGTTTTTggaggggcaaccactgaggggcCCACTGGCACTGGTTTTGCTTCCGGGTCAGGGAGTATCCCCGTAGCCCATACGTCTACTATGATAACTGGTGGTGGGCCTGCAAAGTGTGTTCTCTCTTAAATGGGAATGATTTGGGGCATTTTTGTTCAGTGAATTTATAGTAAAATTCCCCTTTTTTCCAAAAACTAATTATTTTGTCTGAGTGGTTATTATGATTACTGTCTTACATTGGTAGTTGATTGTTGGGGGTTTTGCTTTAGTGACAGGAGACCAATTACACACTACAGACCTTATACTCCAAATGGTTGCCGCTGAGAGAAATAGGGGAGATTGCTGGGAAATGGTGTTTGGGGATTTGTTTGTGGGTGTGTGAGGAAGAATTACATATTTGAAAGTCCACACCGCCTTCAGCGGAAAATTGTGGCGTTGCATATCCAATctgttattattaaattattattaaataaattggAGGTGCTTATGACACATGGATTGGACTCCAACTAATGTAGCCAGTGGGAAAGACACCTCCTATTGGACCGAATGAGTCATATAGTAGGGTTCTGAGGTCCTTGTATATCTATGTATTGTACCTTATTATATACCCCCATATCTGTATATGCATTGTACATACCTACACCGTGAGAGAAAAGAATACTACCAAAAACTTGATAAAATGCACCAGGAGTTGCAtacctacagaggaagcagaccccgcagctGGGGAGCAAAAGGGGCCTGGAAAAGCTGTCATGCTAGGGGACTATTGGGGCAGTAATGTGTGGTTTTACAAGGGCCTTGGGAAGCATTGGATCATCTAAGAAGTGCCATTTTGagattaaagtggacctgtcacacagacataaaaagctgtataataaaagcccttttcaaattaaacaagaaacccaaaataatttttttatcaccacatccatacccattataaaaggatttaaaaatcccagctgtcagtcttATTGCctgcccgcctctatgccttaggcatattcagaacttcttagatgttgctgcactcacattccccctccctcctcaccatgtaattatgtaaccagtgcatggatattgggtatcaggtccccccatactggcacagaaacaagattttggcaggatgcaatgcctgctttgagaagtgtccacaaaatggtgccggcctgcttgctgcaattgtgaattccaaggctgaagaaaataagattaaaataatttatacagtgtaagtaaagtttattttgcttgacaaacacaagagaaaacaatttggaattatttctcaaggtgacaggtcccctttaaagttctATTTAGAAATTCCACTGAATAAGGTTTAAACAGTTCTCAAGTGACATTAAGATAGAACTTATATAGGTCATGTGAGTTTCACACAGGCGGAGGACTTATAGTTACACCACTTTGCACCAGCCCATGTACTTCTGTAGAAACAGCACAAAGTCTTATTGCATTTCTTCATCTCttgagtgaaaagccaaactttaaacaAAAAGCCAACTTTTCACTCTGCTTTGCATGTGCTGGCCCAGGGCGACAGAAGATGGCTCTGTTGTGCTTAAACAGAGATATGCTTTGGTGGATAACCTCACTGCATCAAAGGTGGACCCAAAACCTGCACTGTTTTTAAGGACCACAGAAAGGGTTGGAACCATAGAATTACAGAATTATATCTGGGAATTAGATCAGAATAGAGCAATGTATTTAAGGTGTTTTATTAGAATATTAGCAGCACTATGGTGGGCATCAAAGAAACATAGCTGATGAACTTTGTGACACAGGGGTAAACTTTAGAATTTGACCATATTTAAAAGCGAAAGTGCAGaagatttttttacattcttAAATATGGAGGATTAGGGAGCAGCTGAAACAAGTGCATGGTAAGTCTAAACGCTCAACCCCTAGTGGCACTCTCTAAGTGTTTATTGTACAGGATAACCACCACAGCATCTGCCAAAAAACTAAATGTGCGCATGTTCCTTCTACCTGCCAGTCGCCAGAAAGCTTTTAAGCTAGGGAGATAGGCGgcactagtggtaggcagcagaagAATGTGCAAAGCAATCAATAGGAGAAGAAGAAAACTGTGTCGATTAAGCAGCATGTGGGGGTTCAGACAAGGAACCAAGCCAAGTAGTATTGCCATGGATCCAAATACTTCTTGGCCCACCTCTGGCTTTCATCTTAAAAGGGACCTGCCACcctgacaaaaaaacaaaacaaaaaggtataataaaagtcctttgctagttaaacataaaatccaaattcctttaaaaaaaaaaaaaatcatacctgttataaatgtatttaaaaatcttagctgtcaatcatattgacTGTAGGACAgtcaattactttaactttccattctgcacttcctatatatcactgcactcctcatattccccctACCTCCTAAAGGTCTATCACTGTGTATACTGTACATGGGTATCAGGTCTCTCATTCTGACACATAACACAAGATTTGGGGTGACACAATGCCTAAATAACAGTGCCACAAAATGGTGCTTGCCagcttgctgtaattgtgaatttcaagactaaaggaaacaatatttaatgatttatatagtgtacgtaaagtttatttttattttgcatgactaacatgatagaaaaggatttagaattatttattattattttctttaatgatttttaaagaaaGGCTACATTTTTACGACAGCTGGGGTTAACAGTCAAAAGATGCAAAACAAGATATTTAGGAGACAGACGGGAACCAACACACAAATAAATACCAAACACAGGGGAGTCCACAATAGTGCAAACAACAAACTATACAGTCCATTATCTACACTAACAGCGTAATGCAGAACACTGCAGATGAAATGCAGCAGACAAACATAGTTAAATTCATTGATGAGTCTTACAAAACTAATATTTACTCTATTTTTACAAACAAAATCAGCCTTGTTGAAAACAAACATATTACAAGGCTGAAACATGAATGGATAGAAAAGCCTTCGGATTTTATAACTGGAACCTGTACATTATCAAGAGCcagtaacaacaaaaatataaaatatttgaccTGATATAGTATTTATTTCTATCCTGGCTATATAATAATGCTTTTATTGTTACTACTAAGACTGCTGTACTCAGCCATCTTTATCTAAACCTCTCTGTCCAGTTCAGTTGTGTTCAATGGAACTTTAGAGCGTATTCATTAACTGCCCACAAAAGCTCTGCCAATAGAAATTATAGATACCTTTAAAAAGTGACACTAtcatcaaaaaaatatttttatttgccttAAAACAATGTATATAGTTTAGTGAATGAGAAAAggaattgatttatttttaaaagagaactaaagttaAAAATGTTAGACATCCCCTTAAATTATAAtgacctgataccccaggccagtgttccttttagcagaaaactgctcaGGCCAGGGGTATTTCCATAGAAGCTGATCCTCCACAATCTTCTTCCTTTTCTGTCTTCTTTTCTTGAGGCCTAGGCATACAAATGACTGAGAAGACAATATTTACAGTGGTTACTTGATTCATATGTTTTAGTAGGGGAGTATGCCAATGCAAAACTATTTTTGCCAGAATCtctgtgccatcaccctaaaaagCACATTGGCTATATAGCatactcaacttttttttttttttttaatctcctcAGCCTCTACAACAGTTGTTATAGATTGAACAGTGACCATGCCTATACCAAAATCAAAGACTGGAAGGAAGTATGATGAAAAATATTCCCTTATGCAGCTAGTAAGctatatagttatagttaaatgtatatagttaaatgtatttttatttactgatGTTACGGTCCATTTAAATATGAGTTCTGCCAACGAGCAAAAATAACAGCTTGAAATCACTTACTAAAGCATTGTCTATAAatagacagtgggggggggaagatTAACACAGGCTAAAGAATTCTCACATATTTCCAAAGAACTGAAATTAGATTTTACCCCAGGAGGTGAGAGTCAGTAAGAAGAAAAAGGCTCCTCCAGGGCAGAGTgaatttacatagttacacaaGGCTAAAATGTACTATATACTGTAGTACAAATTGcgcaaataaatattttcaattaCAGCAACTTTTTCCAGTTTTGGACAATTCAAAACAAAATCAAGACAGTTGTTTAAACATAGTTTTACTGTACATTATTTACAAGTTATTCACAATATATTGACAACAATTTAATAGGTGAATGGAATTTGCTTGTGGCAAAAACCAATCTATTTTGTTTGGGAGTGTTTTGCTTCAACTGGAATGGCAATCTATTCTTCTATTTCTAACAGATCACTCAATCATTATGGCGCCTGATTTTCTAGATGGGTACACCTCACTTCTTCATTTTCATGTCTGCTTCAATAGCACAACGGCGGCCTCGTGTACCTCCATCCTATTAGGTAAAAACAGGAAGGATTAGAAAAGCACCCTGGATGCATTTTTAAGCTAAACCTTGCAGCACAcataattatttatattgcaACACATTAGGCAAAATGCAATACT contains:
- the nhp2 gene encoding H/ACA ribonucleoprotein complex subunit 2-like protein is translated as MTKAKKEESEEVPETPSKSYDELLAYLNPIAKPLAGRKLTKKLYKCVKKAIKQKNIRRGVKEVQKFINKGEKGIVVMAGDTLPIEVYCHIPVMCEDRGIPYSYVPSKSDLGAAAGSKRPTCVILIKPHEDYQEAYDECLEDVQALPLPY